In the Rhododendron vialii isolate Sample 1 chromosome 2a, ASM3025357v1 genome, ACTAATCCAAAACGCATCAAAATGTTTGACCTTGCTGGTAAAAGAACTAGAGCAAGGAGCCATGCCTGCATAATCAAGACAGTTAGCTacattaaacaaaaacaaaaatcagagaaaacaaaatagcaATCAAAGAATAAAAGAACTGAACTCAAATTCTGTTCATTAACGGACTTCCAAACAAGAGAGCTCTTACACAATCAGACCTTCAACAAATATGTGCCAAACAGAAACACTTATAGCAACCAAATCTTCAAGTGAATCAAGTTCCCAATCCCATTTTAAAGCTAATACAGGCAGCATGATATTTCAAATCTCCAGTGGATTCAAAAAATTGCTCCATCATAGAGAATATCAGCCTACTGCTTGTTTTAGATAGTGGAACGCCCTGCTGCCTATTCAGTGAGTTACGACAACTGTCTTACATTCAAAATTGCACGAAGCAAACTATCTCATTTCTCAACCTGAGCTGATTTGATAAGTGTTACATAATCGGGTAGAACTTAAGATCAAAAGCTAGCTCTTGAAGTGGGAGTGTCCTCATGcttatacttcatattacttcgGTACCCAAATGATGTGGGACTTCacttcacaccctccctcatACGCAGCTTGCTCTCTTGGCAGTGCTTGCCGTGTGCAGAGCAGAGACAAGCATGACACACCCTATCCATCTTTGGTACCTAGCTTGATTAACATGTTACTTTGGTACCTAGATCTTATAAACTTTATATTACTTCGGTACCCAGGCGATATAGGATTTCGCTTCACAATAAGAAGTCCATCATTGTACATTATGTCCAACCAATTTAATCTCAAAAAACtgctttcttcttgttttggccaagtaaaaaaaaatacttttgcaAACACAACCGTTTATCCATAGACCTGACCACAAATTGAAGCTTGGTCATAATTATTTATACCaaatgaagagaaagaaaacgaaGTAGTAACAGATATCGGGGTTACCAGAACAGTCAAAAATTGTATGGATGGTACACGAAACGTGCAACACGTTATGAGAACTCTTTCTGGATATACAAACTTTAatgagacctgaaactaaacaTCCCATGAAGTAAACCCAAATTGCAAGCAACCCGACGCATGAAAAGAGAGAACTTTCAAAAACCCATGTACCAAACATCAAAATTGTGCACAACCCATCAAATTAAATCCAACTATTTATCCAATTTCAAAAACCCAGAAGAATATAATCACCAGTTTAATCCTGGGGTCCACGGTATGCAAGAACGTGGTTGGGGACGAGATGAACTGGCAAATGGGACTAGACGTTGCTCCAGCTATCAATCTCAGGACCTTATCAgctgaaaaaacattttttggTAACCATTTCTCCCAATTCCTGCTGCCACTGCCAGTATCTGCTGCACATCTGATTTGGGTTTTTAGCAGAGTTCGATGGAGTGAGAATTGGAGCCTATGTTTGGAGGTGTCTGGGGTGAATTGGTGATTGAGGAATGGAGGGGATTGGGTTTTGGAGGTGTGGTGGAAAGGGAGAGAAGGGAGTGAGAGGATTTGGCAGGTGAGGGGAAATCTAGTACGATACATTTGTTGcagttgagacttgagagaggTTTTTGGTTGCAAGGGAAGGAGGGGAGAAGGTGAAGTTTTGGATTCATTGTCATAGATGGATCGGTTTTCTACCCGGGTCGGACATGCAAACCCGGTTGAGAAATTATTAATTAATTGAATGCTTGAGGAAATGATTTTGGAATACGCCACGTTATACCTTGGAGACCTAAAGAACCACAAAATTACGGACGGTGAAGAGTAGACCTGAAGTACAGCGCAGGGGTGACCTGGTAAAGAAGAAGCCCAAGGTAGCACTTGGCGGGTGCCCCAAGGGCACCGAATACTGACTCGGaggagaacttttttttttgagagaataATTACTATTATTCAcaataaaaaacagaaaagattttgaacaacaaaaagacaaattttgtccaatcaattttttttgtttgtgtttgttgaAAGACTATATCTATACAGACAGAAATTGTAGATACTACAACGAGTTTGGGTCTCATTAATTCCAAgctcaaaaatttattttgcattaTGTAGTTAGTTTGTAAATTTTGATGAGACCATCTTTGCAGTAATTCAAATTACTTACACAGAGAAAACCTACTGAACAAAATATACATTTTGGGAATACACCTTCGAAAGAAATTCCCTATAATCATGTGATTATCAATTTGAATTGACGATTAGACCATCTTTGTAGACAAGAATTCACAAAAATCATACTGAGAATGATCTTTATATTCATAAATTTCTGAGTTTTCTCCGGGCCTGGCTGGGCTGGCAACACTTCAGCTTGAAGGATAAGTGACCAATTCAAACTTCTTGGCCCACcagattttttcttttatttcgttTGGGATCAAATTTGAGTGCTTATAATGTTACATATATCAAGCTAGTATATGAAGCTTCGGGTAATTAttgagagaaaatgacggctaatgacatgttttgataattaatacatgtcaaaaacattttcagtattaataaatattctcagcatgtcattgattagtattaattattaaaacatgtcataggccgtcatttttccattaTTGAGTGCTTTAGTAAAATTCTCTTAAACCCTAGCTTTAATTCcgactatatatatatgtatgtatgtatgtatgtaacaTTATATTGCTAGCCCTAGTGAACGTACCCAAGCCCCACCATCCTCCTTAAAAACAGATAAGACTAAACCCTAGCCTCATAAACAAATCTTCATCAAGGGAGAatggaaaggaagaaaaaaaaacagtacatCAAAAGCAGAATCAAGTTTCCGATATATTATTATTCCAGAAGAAATCGTCGTAGAAATACTCTCAAGATTACCCCTCCATTATCTTCTCCGATTCAACTGTGTTTCCAAGCGATGGCGTTCTTTGATCTCTAACATATCCGCCGCCAAAACTGGATCACCGACGGTTCTCACTGTATCCAAATCGAAAGCACATTCCTTTTCACCTCAATCCATTGACCAACACCAACAAGAAGTTCAAGTGAAAAGCATTGATGTTCCTTGGGACGTCAAGAACAAATACTTTGACAGCTTTCGAATCTTAGGATCATGTAACGGGCTGTTGCTTATGAATATAGACGAGGATTTATTCTTGTGGAATCCGCTGTCTACATTCTTCAAAAAAGTCCTAGCATATTTCAGATTGGGTGATGAGGACTACAGTGCTTGTTCCGGGCTTTGCTATGACTCCACCAATGACGAGTACAAGGCCGTTCTTGCGCTTACCCGTGAGAGTCCAGGTTATGTCGGTCAATTCGTTGTGGTTGGTAGTTTCAGAAGCAAAAGTTGGACAGTGGTTGATATCCCCTACACGACACGTTCAGTGAATTCGGGGCCCATAGTCAACGGAAATCTTCACTGGTTTGCTTCTAAGAACGATTCAGGTACTCATTTCCTTTCACCCCACCAAATTATTTGCTTCAATGCCCATACAGATAAATTCGAGGAGGTACAATTGCCAGAGCCTagaggagaggagggagatATCATTTGTGGATTGGGAGTTTTGGATGGATGCCTTTGTATGTCTCGATCTGGCTGCCCAGGCAATAGTGAAAGCAATGTTGAGGTATTGATAATGAAAGAATACGGTGTGAAAAATTCTTGGGCTATCCGATTCGTCATTTCACATGGTTTTACCTTTAATCACTATGATATGTTAGTGCCATTAGGTTATACTAAGAATGGTGAAGTTATAACTGAGGTTTACGTGGATTACGGTTGGCATATAAGGGCGTTCAATATGACTGACAATTCGCATAGGAGAATTTCAATTGCAGAGGACGGTTGGCATATAAGGGCACTCAATATGACTAACAATTCCCGTAGGAGAATTTCAACAGCAGGGGAGGACATCTATTTTCGTACTGTTGCGCATGAGGAAAGTTCGATTACACCTCCCGACTACGATTGGGAAGAGGAAGAGCGGAAAGGAGAAGCGACATATGTTGAACAACGTTATCATAAGTACCcgctgaaaatgaaaaagggcAAGGAGCCAAGGATGGTTACTGGACCTAGAAACACATAGAATCTTGAAGAGGATCAACATGCATGGTGGGCCAAACTCGAAAGAATTCCAATCTCATTCTCTTATCTTTTTCTACTTTAATAATCTTTACCATAAATTTGGATTGTTTTAGACAGCTAAAGTGgaattttcatttcctttttcgTTTGTTCTAAGTATATTATTTGGTGGTTAACAGCTAGGAATGGATTGAGCATTATTTTCAAGTTTCTGCTTGTGTATGTATGctgttgatttgaaagggcacaACAGAGAGTAAGCATGTGATCCGTATATCTTGAGAGAATGGATTTTGAATGCATGGCATACACTTACTGATCCATTCATGAAGAATTAATTTGATCGAGGTTTTGcttacatatttttttgatgGGCAAAGAAAGGATTTTCATACcattaaaaatgatacaaaagagAAACCATGTAGTGATACTACACGAGGGACTTGAAGAGTCTTTTGACTCTATGTTTAGATAACAATCGCCAAAGTCGAATGTTCTTGTGTTGAATTCAGAAAACAAGCGTTTGGATTTCTTTTGTCTCTATGTTTAGAGGTCTTGTGGATGCCGATCGACTTTGGAAATGTCAAAGTTATCACGAAAAGCTGCCGAATTTTAGTCAAGATTAGAGTCGCGGAAAATACAATACTCTTGAAAGCTAATTTTGTTGAAAACGTTTCGAGGAATGTAAAATTTTCACATCCAACTTTCGTTGGTTGTGTTTTGATTTTGTCTCTAATGCACATGAAGATAAGAAAGTGCTAGCATATTTCCAATTGTGTGATGAGGTCTACCCAGTTTGTTCCGGTCTTTGCTATGACTCCACACGAGTACAAGGCCGTTCTTGCGCTTGCCCATCAAACTCCGGAGTATGGTGGTGAATTCGTTGCTGTTGGTAGTCTTAGAAGCAAAAGTTGGACACAGATTGGCTTCCCCTACATGGTTCGTACAGTGAATTCAGGGCCCATAGTCAATGGAAGTCTTCACTGGTTTGCCTCAAAGAACAATTCAGGCAGTTATTTCCTTTCACCGCatcaaattatttattttaatgcACATATGAATAAATTCGAGGAGGTAACAATGCCAGATCCTAGAGGAGAGGACAGAGATATCATTCACCGATTGGGTGTTTTGGATGGATACCTTTGTATGTCTCAATCGGTCTGTCTAGGCGATAGTGAAAGCAATGTTGAGGTATTGATAATGAAAGAATATGGTGTGAAATATTCTTGGACTATTTTGTTCGTCGTTCCTGATGGTTTGACCTTTAGTAGTTATGATACATTGGTGCCATTAGGTTATACAAAAAATGGTGAAGTTCTCACTAAGGTTAACCTATTCGTAGTCCACGGTTGGCATATTAGGGCATTCAATCTGACTGACAATTCCCAGAGGAGAATTTCAATACGAGACTCTTTATATGTGAATGACTCTTTTTATGCTATTATTGTGAATGAGGAAAGTTTGATGACACCTGCCAACTATGATTGGGACGAGGAATAGCAGAAAGAAGAAGCGACGTATGTGGAAGTATTTATGGCTCGCGGAAAATGTAGAAGGACATGAATGGTTACTGGACCGCGGAGTACATCGAATCTTGAAGAGGAACAGTCTGCAATCTGCAAAGAGAGCCAAACTCGAAAGAAGTTCACATCAGATTCGGAATAAAGTGAGTAGATATTTCTGGTTCGGGGAGAAACTCGTGAATGTTAATcgcattttctttctctttcttctccaaTCAACAGCATGCATGATCTAGATTGCCTTAGATACCCAAAGTAGGCTTTCCCTTTTCCGTTATTTGAAGTCATTCTTATTCTGTTGTTAATAAAATCGAAGGAATGAAGCAATTCAAGTCTCTGTGACTCTGTGTATGTGCTCTTGATTTTGATGGCACGACACTGATTAAGCATGTGTTCTGCATTCCATGATAAGACTGGATTTTTAATCACATACCGCAATGATATATTCTCTCCAGCCTTACACAATATTGCCCACATTAGTCGCCCAAACCCCATGGACTTCCATATAGCTAGCCTATATGATATAGGTCACACATCCTTGCATTGATGCTACTATGCTAGACAAGCTCGCTTAATTGTGAAGTTCTGAAACACATATATGCCCTCGCGGTTTTAGGAAGCTTTGTAAACGTAGGGTCATGATCTATTATTTATGACACTGAACTTTGAGTCGCaaacatatatttaaatatCGGTCGATACGaaccgtatcggccggttcgtaccggaATTTGAGGGTGCCGATTCGGATATTCCGATACGTATCGGGCTGTACCGGATTTTTTGGACCGGTTCGGGGGAAATTcaggaagaaaaaagggaaaaaaaaaacaccgattctgggaaaaaaataaaacgtttcggaattttagcaaaacgtgggcttaTCACAGTGTGTGCGCGAGGCTAAAATCCCGGATTCAATAGTATTACAATCAAACAACGTTTCATCACCAAGGTACTTGTAAAATATGTATGATGATCGATtccaataataaataaaatcactTGCTATATTCTTCTCTAATACCCTATCCAaaacctacaaaaaaaaataacgttaCAGCAATTGTGTCACCCAATGACTATTAACTCTTTAATACTATGTGGGTACCGATATGCTTCAAATAACAAACGTTCTCACAAATGGCAGTAGgactcaatctcatagttcttgatcaaattttgatgatccgtgTAGCTCAATGTGTctataacgtgattttaagggtacagtTTGTTTACATTAAGCAGCTCAAaccatcgaaattcgatcggaaattttggggtgtttttttagatgtcccCGAAACCGCCATGTAaaatctatattacatatttttaaaattcttattgAAAGGCAAGTACTCGTACAAGTTTTTAAGGTGTGTGAAATAgtaaaatgaacaaacaaacgCAGACGAAGTATATTCTATTTGATAATACTTTTTCATCCGCGCTCAAGAGAATGAATCAGTAGGgctgtccaagaaaaatcaagaaCCGTGAAATCGGTCCGGACCGATCTGATCCgtgctttttggattttgtccgtggatttAATGGTCTGGATAtggatttgaaaattaaaaaaccgtgagatacgaattaggattggattttcatttcaaaaccgtggattaaccgaaccgaaccgtgagatatttaaaaaaataaaaatatagatatgtgtgtgtaatatatataaactagcgaatgcccgtgcctgaaggcacggcgcaacacattttgaagacaactaaagctacgggtcgagcaatgagcaaagggatgacatgttgaaaaaaatgggtaggaacaaagtaaaatacggtatatttttgttgttgcaaaactttAATATGCTAATTACCTATGCCTGTAACACTCCgcaacaaaaagttttatttgttaagcctcTACCCATGTGTACATCACTACCAATGATAATCCTAATCACATATACCgagttaattgcattgataggacacacactgaactatattaatcaaaaccacaaaactcaaaaccaataccatgttgcattcatagaatccaattttaacatgcataaaaaatctaaaaatttatatagaGTCAAATCTGGTACACTAcgtagggaaaaaaaaggtgtttaacatagatcttattgtcttgaaatttgtctctccatctacctcccaagagtttttgtaccaacgcatatctacttcatccaaaaagcacaattaggaacatgaatattagcctaaaaaaataattaatgagcaagaatttcttcttgtaaaagtaaaatgatgactaataatagttaccttaattctatatcttgtttattcgtctctcaacaccatcatggtacgatcatgacctttgtagatgtacttgtgaatatacttaacagattttattccaggacaaacttccacattgatatgagaattatatttttCTCGAAAGGTATGAATTGTATGACACCACATCCCTTTTATCAATTCGTTGACCCCTTACAGTATAAAGGGAGTAAAGTAATAATGGCATTGGTAGGCATAccccatgcataaaaatacgattaacttcttgctcatcgtgaatcaccacaattacatttttttctcgaagacacgtaacctttgtactgaaaaaataaaacaaagcaaatatgaatcaaatatataaaatcagattaagcaatgcaattgagtaaatagttcttacattttctgcaagttaccgtcgagctgcataagaaattgaagaattcaCTAAATGCataggaaacaattaatttgattattacgaccaagatataaaatgaaacggttcaactCGCATAGCCATAGACGCTTAGATTGTCCATGATTAGTTAAGTCCCAAgaagttatctgaaatttgaaagagagtaatagtcaaaaattatcatgggaataacaacagaaagcattttaaaaatatatatagactcccataatattaaatgagtgacaaaaaaaaaaggaacacaaaactccagtttgcgatgtgtttggttaacatcataatattttcatcgatgcatatatggtaatgtttaaaagagtgtcaataacaacacatgttctaatgaaacgaaatttaaaaaaattagaaaaaaggtttacaattactcaatttgttaatcttgcaaaaaaatgttgttttgacaactatcaaaggaaaaaagaatagggtgttgccgttcaaaaaaaaaaaaatagagcgttaattagttttgcactctttcttttcctatgtcaaaaaaaaaaaaaaaattga is a window encoding:
- the LOC131316281 gene encoding F-box/kelch-repeat protein At3g23880-like yields the protein MYGEWKGRKKNSTSKAESSFRYIIIPEEIVVEILSRLPLHYLLRFNCVSKRWRSLISNISAAKTGSPTVLTVSKSKAHSFSPQSIDQHQQEVQVKSIDVPWDVKNKYFDSFRILGSCNGLLLMNIDEDLFLWNPLSTFFKKVLAYFRLGDEDYSACSGLCYDSTNDEYKAVLALTRESPGYVGQFVVVGSFRSKSWTVVDIPYTTRSVNSGPIVNGNLHWFASKNDSGTHFLSPHQIICFNAHTDKFEEVQLPEPRGEEGDIICGLGVLDGCLCMSRSGCPGNSESNVEVLIMKEYGVKNSWAIRFVISHGFTFNHYDMLVPLGYTKNGEVITEVYVDYGWHIRAFNMTDNSHRRISIAEDGWHIRALNMTNNSRRRISTAGEDIYFRTVAHEESSITPPDYDWEEEERKGEATYVEQRYHKYPLKMKKGKEPRMVTGPRNT
- the LOC131316282 gene encoding F-box protein CPR1-like, whose protein sequence is MRSTQFVPVFAMTPHEYKAVLALAHQTPEYGGEFVAVGSLRSKSWTQIGFPYMVRTVNSGPIVNGSLHWFASKNNSGSYFLSPHQIIYFNAHMNKFEEVTMPDPRGEDRDIIHRLGVLDGYLCMSQSVCLGDSESNVEVLIMKEYGVKYSWTILFVVPDGLTFSSYDTLVPLGYTKNGEVLTKVNLFVVHGWHIRAFNLTDNSQRRISIRDSLYVNDSFYAIIVNEESLMTPANYDWDEE